A window of the Gordonia humi genome harbors these coding sequences:
- a CDS encoding DUF7059 domain-containing protein has product MTAYPLADPDLVDALGRALRAADYSSAGIDGLLGDQAGAALVNGTWWPALRATRTAPAEKRPLATLVRLFLLGSTEPESDVGAAFDGLSVDALVDDGVLARADGGVRALLDIRPHGSDDADYLVVADQDASMRPGAVAHDHVLGIGGASMSLAQAVIRTPATRALDLGTGCGVQALHMDSHCGEIVATDTNPRALALAAATARLNGMTWDLRRGSLYEPVAGETFDLIVSNPPFVVGSGSQDYIYRDSGIVGDGVSRQLIENAAAHLNPGGIAQLLANWVVYDEENWDARVRSWVEQSGLDAWVVQRELADPISYVSLWVSDAGESPADAARRGADWLDWFEREGIVGVGMGSVTLRRPAEDRPADIVIEEITAAGQEVTGFEAQAWFTRRDFLRATSDDDLLAASLSTSPVFLETQSLPGDDGWQQVGASVTRPGGPGAVLGVDEVLTALLAGCRGQVPLRGLITLLAEFHGVDADALADAAMPSIREAIGRGILFVAE; this is encoded by the coding sequence GTGACGGCATACCCTCTCGCTGACCCGGACCTCGTCGACGCCCTCGGTCGCGCGCTGCGCGCGGCCGACTACTCCTCCGCTGGAATCGACGGGTTGCTCGGTGATCAGGCCGGTGCCGCACTGGTGAACGGGACGTGGTGGCCCGCCCTGCGCGCGACGCGTACCGCACCCGCCGAGAAGCGGCCGCTCGCCACTCTGGTCAGGCTCTTCCTTCTCGGTTCCACCGAGCCGGAGTCCGACGTCGGCGCCGCGTTCGACGGACTGTCGGTCGACGCACTGGTCGACGACGGAGTCCTCGCACGTGCCGACGGGGGCGTGCGCGCCCTCCTCGACATCCGGCCGCACGGCAGCGACGACGCCGACTACCTCGTCGTCGCCGACCAGGATGCGTCGATGCGGCCCGGCGCCGTCGCTCACGATCATGTCCTCGGTATCGGCGGTGCGTCGATGTCGTTGGCACAGGCCGTGATCCGCACGCCTGCGACGCGCGCGCTGGACCTCGGCACCGGATGCGGCGTCCAGGCACTGCACATGGACTCCCACTGCGGCGAGATCGTCGCGACCGATACGAATCCGCGGGCGCTAGCGCTCGCCGCGGCGACGGCTCGACTCAACGGCATGACGTGGGATCTACGCCGGGGCAGTCTGTACGAGCCCGTCGCCGGCGAGACGTTCGACCTCATCGTCTCCAATCCGCCGTTCGTCGTCGGCAGCGGATCACAGGACTACATCTATCGTGACTCGGGGATCGTCGGCGACGGCGTGAGTCGGCAGCTCATCGAGAACGCCGCCGCTCACCTGAATCCGGGCGGCATCGCTCAGCTGCTCGCCAACTGGGTGGTGTACGACGAGGAGAACTGGGACGCGCGCGTCCGCTCCTGGGTCGAACAGAGCGGGCTCGACGCGTGGGTCGTGCAGCGTGAACTCGCCGATCCGATCAGCTACGTGTCCCTGTGGGTGTCGGATGCGGGGGAGTCGCCCGCCGATGCGGCCCGACGCGGTGCGGACTGGCTCGACTGGTTCGAGCGCGAGGGCATCGTCGGCGTCGGCATGGGATCGGTGACCCTCCGCAGACCCGCCGAGGATCGGCCCGCGGACATCGTGATCGAGGAGATCACCGCGGCCGGACAGGAGGTCACGGGCTTCGAGGCGCAGGCCTGGTTCACGCGCCGAGACTTCTTGCGCGCCACGTCCGACGACGACCTGCTCGCCGCATCGCTGAGCACGTCACCGGTCTTCCTGGAGACGCAGTCGTTGCCCGGCGACGACGGATGGCAGCAGGTCGGAGCCTCTGTCACCCGTCCGGGCGGGCCCGGTGCGGTCCTGGGCGTCGACGAGGTCCTGACCGCACTGCTCGCGGGATGCCGCGGTCAGGTTCCGCTCCGGGGGCTGATCACGCTCCTCGCCGAATTCCACGGCGTCGACGCCGACGCGCTCGCAGACGCGGCGATGCCGAGCATCCGCGAAGCGATCGGGCGGGGGATCCTGTTCGTCGCCGAGTGA
- a CDS encoding lysophospholipid acyltransferase family protein: MALTPRLLYPLCKHVLLGPALRRRVDLDVIGAENVPARGPVVVAANHLAEIDSLVLPLAVRRRLSFFAKSEYFAGAGARGLASRAFFTGTGQIPVDRAGDDSALAAAERVLASGRAWAIYPEGTRSPDGRLHRGHTGALRVAARVPGVQVVPAALHGTAEVNPPGTRRITPGRVTVRIGAPVAATALLGPAFDVRTGTDRLMALIRDLGGLEYVDEYARR, encoded by the coding sequence GTGGCGCTCACCCCTCGACTGCTGTACCCGCTGTGCAAGCACGTTCTGCTCGGTCCGGCCCTTCGACGACGTGTCGATCTCGACGTGATCGGAGCAGAGAACGTGCCCGCACGCGGCCCGGTCGTCGTCGCCGCGAACCATCTCGCGGAGATCGACTCGCTCGTGCTCCCGCTCGCGGTGCGCCGCAGACTGTCGTTCTTCGCCAAATCCGAGTACTTCGCCGGCGCCGGCGCGCGCGGACTCGCCTCCCGCGCCTTCTTCACCGGCACCGGGCAGATCCCCGTCGATCGCGCGGGCGACGACTCCGCGCTCGCCGCGGCCGAACGCGTCCTGGCGAGCGGCCGCGCCTGGGCCATCTACCCCGAGGGAACGAGGTCGCCGGACGGACGGCTGCACCGCGGACACACCGGCGCGCTGCGGGTCGCCGCCCGGGTGCCCGGCGTGCAGGTGGTCCCGGCAGCTCTGCACGGTACCGCCGAGGTGAACCCGCCGGGCACACGCCGCATCACTCCCGGCCGGGTGACAGTCCGAATCGGCGCGCCCGTCGCCGCGACCGCACTGCTCGGCCCCGCGTTCGATGTCCGCACGGGCACCGACCGGCTGATGGCGTTGATCCGCGACCTCGGCGGGCTCGAGTACGTGGACGAGTATGCGCGACGCTGA